In uncultured Methanobrevibacter sp., a single genomic region encodes these proteins:
- a CDS encoding adenylate kinase family protein yields MCKSIFITGTPCTGKTTISEVLSNDLNCKLIKINDLAIENDFVLGIDDEKGYKVIDIPALNEKVSEIISDSDGLTIFEGHLSHLCQGADKVIVLRVRPEILEKRLEARDYSQSKIHENLEAEALGVCSAEAYELYCDDIYELDISDLSIEDAADLVKDVIENGGSYPVGDVDFTDWLIN; encoded by the coding sequence ATGTGTAAAAGTATTTTTATAACAGGCACTCCATGTACAGGTAAAACAACTATCAGTGAAGTGCTTTCAAATGATTTAAACTGTAAACTGATTAAAATTAATGATTTAGCTATTGAAAATGATTTTGTTTTAGGAATCGATGATGAAAAAGGATACAAAGTCATTGATATTCCCGCATTAAACGAAAAAGTATCTGAAATTATCTCTGATAGTGACGGGCTGACTATTTTTGAAGGGCATTTGTCTCATTTATGTCAGGGCGCTGATAAGGTGATTGTTTTAAGGGTAAGGCCTGAAATTTTAGAAAAACGCCTTGAAGCCCGTGATTATTCACAGTCAAAGATACATGAAAACCTTGAAGCCGAAGCTCTTGGAGTCTGTTCAGCTGAAGCATATGAGTTATACTGCGATGATATTTATGAACTTGATATAAGTGATTTAAGTATTGAAGATGCAGCAGACCTTGTAAAAGACGTCATTGAAAATGGCGGCAGCTATCCTGTCGGTGATGTTGATTTTACTGACTGGTTGATTAATTAG
- a CDS encoding GTP-binding protein, which yields MGIEEKIKDIEEEIQKTPYNKATSHHIGKLKAKLSKLKEESLQRSSGGSKGQGFHVKKSGDATVVLVGFPSVGKSTLLNEITNAESKVGAYQFTTLDIVPGVMEHKNAKIQVFDIPGIITGASSGKGRGKEILSVARTADLILVVLDTLNPQHIKVIEKELRAIGIRPNEQPPDVTVKRKKLGGVKVSSTCKLTHLDEKTIRSILNEYGYINADVLFRDDVTMDQFIDVLDRNKSYVPMLVLLNKVDLVDDAYIEELKKYIPEFIPISADKKTNIDELKDLIFDNLDLVRVYLKPQGRKADMEDPLVIKKGSTVIDACRKLHREFVKNFRHAKIWGTSVKFPGQKVGPDHVLDDEDVLRIILKK from the coding sequence TTGGGTATCGAGGAGAAAATAAAAGATATTGAAGAAGAAATTCAAAAAACACCCTACAATAAAGCGACTTCACATCATATTGGTAAGCTTAAAGCTAAATTATCCAAGCTGAAAGAGGAGTCCTTGCAGAGAAGCAGCGGCGGGTCCAAAGGACAGGGATTTCACGTTAAAAAATCAGGTGATGCTACTGTTGTGCTTGTAGGATTTCCGTCTGTAGGTAAATCAACTCTTTTAAATGAAATTACCAATGCTGAAAGTAAAGTCGGAGCATATCAGTTCACTACTCTGGATATTGTTCCTGGTGTAATGGAGCATAAGAATGCAAAAATTCAGGTTTTTGATATTCCTGGAATCATTACAGGAGCAAGCAGCGGTAAAGGTAGGGGTAAAGAAATTTTGTCTGTTGCAAGAACAGCTGATCTGATTTTAGTCGTCCTGGATACTTTAAATCCACAACATATTAAGGTTATTGAAAAAGAATTAAGAGCTATTGGAATAAGGCCGAATGAACAGCCACCTGATGTGACTGTCAAAAGGAAAAAATTAGGTGGAGTAAAAGTTTCATCAACCTGTAAGTTAACTCATCTTGATGAGAAAACTATCAGATCTATCCTAAATGAGTATGGATATATAAATGCAGATGTTCTTTTTAGAGATGATGTGACAATGGACCAATTTATTGACGTACTCGATAGAAATAAATCATATGTTCCGATGTTAGTTCTATTAAATAAGGTGGATCTTGTAGATGACGCATACATAGAGGAGTTAAAAAAATACATTCCAGAATTCATTCCAATTTCTGCCGATAAAAAAACAAATATTGATGAGCTGAAAGATTTGATATTTGACAACTTGGATTTGGTTCGTGTATATCTAAAACCCCAAGGTAGAAAAGCGGACATGGAAGATCCGTTGGTTATTAAAAAAGGTTCTACCGTTATTGACGCATGCAGAAAACTGCACAGAGAATTCGTAAAGAATTTCCGTCATGCTAAAATCTGGGGAACTTCAGTTAAATTCCCAGGACAAAAGGTAGGTCCCGACCACGTATTGGATGATGAGGATGTACTTAGAATTATTCTAAAAAAATAA